The following proteins are co-located in the Chryseobacterium daecheongense genome:
- a CDS encoding TraR/DksA C4-type zinc finger protein: MSDERVRYNDSDLQEFKAIIKEKIEKAEKDLQLIRESFINDQNNGTDDTSPTFKAFEEGAETLSKEQNSILAGRQEKFVRDLKNALIRIENKTYGVCRVTGKLIPKERLLAVPHATLSIEAKNMQK; the protein is encoded by the coding sequence ATGTCAGACGAAAGAGTAAGATATAATGATTCTGATTTACAAGAGTTTAAAGCGATCATTAAAGAAAAAATAGAAAAAGCAGAAAAAGATTTACAACTGATAAGAGAAAGCTTTATCAATGACCAGAATAATGGGACTGATGACACATCGCCTACATTCAAAGCGTTTGAAGAAGGAGCTGAAACTCTTAGTAAGGAACAAAACTCGATCTTAGCAGGAAGACAGGAAAAATTTGTTCGTGATCTTAAGAACGCTTTAATCAGAATAGAAAATAAAACGTATGGTGTTTGCAGAGTAACAGGGAAACTGATTCCAAAAGAAAGATTATTGGCAGTTCCTCATGCTACCTTAAGCATCGAAGCGAAAAATATGCAGAAATAA
- a CDS encoding rhomboid family protein, whose translation MSEYLILGLILIVVLWFFNRERIKNKFFPDQHKNYTIDDQFNSDKREREKEIDKLLGKMGKNGINDLSPKDRKRLDELSKK comes from the coding sequence ATGAGCGAATATTTAATTTTAGGGTTGATCCTTATTGTGGTTTTATGGTTTTTCAACAGGGAAAGGATTAAAAACAAATTCTTTCCTGATCAGCACAAAAACTATACAATCGATGATCAGTTTAATTCCGATAAACGCGAAAGGGAAAAAGAAATTGACAAACTTTTAGGTAAGATGGGCAAAAACGGCATCAATGATCTTTCTCCAAAAGACAGAAAAAGACTTGACGAATTATCTAAGAAGTAA
- a CDS encoding lipoprotein signal peptidase — MKKILAITFLVLLIDQASKIYIKTHFNLDDSVSVLPGFKLTFVENPGMAYGLHFGGVIGKYFLVILRIFLIGGMIYMFKKWLQQGASNYLIIPMAVIFAGAIGNLIDGMFYGLIFDSGTVYDPSIDRWIGYGGISKIASAGQGYSSFMRGCVVDMLHFPLVDWNVPESFPLIGGKHIEFFKYIFNVADSAITVGAILLLIFRKKAFPNGLEF; from the coding sequence ATGAAAAAGATATTAGCTATTACATTTTTGGTATTGTTAATCGACCAGGCTTCAAAAATATATATAAAAACTCATTTCAACCTTGATGATAGCGTTTCCGTTCTTCCGGGTTTCAAGCTTACTTTCGTAGAGAATCCAGGAATGGCTTATGGGCTTCACTTTGGAGGTGTTATAGGTAAATATTTTTTAGTTATTCTAAGAATATTCCTGATCGGAGGGATGATTTATATGTTCAAAAAATGGCTTCAGCAGGGAGCTTCCAATTATCTTATCATTCCAATGGCTGTAATTTTTGCAGGAGCCATCGGTAATCTTATCGACGGAATGTTTTACGGGTTAATTTTCGATAGCGGCACCGTTTATGATCCTAGCATCGACCGCTGGATCGGATACGGAGGTATTTCGAAAATAGCTTCTGCAGGACAGGGATATTCGTCTTTCATGAGAGGCTGTGTAGTGGATATGCTTCACTTCCCACTGGTAGACTGGAATGTACCGGAAAGCTTCCCTCTTATTGGTGGAAAGCACATTGAATTTTTCAAATATATCTTTAATGTCGCGGATTCTGCCATTACTGTAGGAGCCATATTATTATTGATTTTCAGAAAAAAGGCCTTTCCCAACGGACTGGAATTTTAG
- a CDS encoding YdcF family protein: protein MKKLIKNTLKIFLLLLVAGIIFIAFANYNIKKQSAPYISDNLSVLPSTKTAILLGTSKTLNSGMPNAYFYNRIQSAIDLYKSGKIQYIIVSGDNSTADYNEPEDMQLALMKYGIPQDKIILDHAGFRTLDSVIRAKEIFGQTRFIIISQKFHNERAVFLARKNGIEAYGYNANDVNKYAGLKTNLREYFAKTKVYWDLLFGVQPKFGGEKIVIP, encoded by the coding sequence ATGAAAAAACTGATTAAAAATACTCTTAAAATTTTCCTGCTTCTTCTCGTAGCAGGAATTATTTTTATTGCCTTTGCCAACTATAATATCAAAAAACAAAGTGCCCCATACATTTCAGATAACTTATCAGTATTACCTTCGACCAAAACAGCAATCCTCCTTGGAACAAGTAAAACACTAAACAGCGGTATGCCTAATGCATACTTCTACAACAGAATACAATCCGCTATAGATCTCTATAAAAGTGGTAAGATACAATACATTATTGTAAGTGGAGATAACAGTACTGCGGACTATAATGAGCCTGAGGATATGCAGCTTGCTTTAATGAAATACGGAATTCCCCAGGATAAAATAATTCTGGATCACGCAGGTTTTAGAACACTAGATTCTGTAATCAGAGCTAAAGAGATTTTTGGACAAACCAGATTCATCATCATTTCCCAAAAGTTCCACAATGAAAGAGCCGTATTTTTAGCCCGTAAAAACGGAATCGAAGCCTATGGTTATAATGCAAATGATGTGAATAAATATGCGGGTTTAAAGACCAATCTAAGGGAGTATTTTGCTAAAACCAAAGTATACTGGGATCTTTTATTTGGGGTACAACCGAAATTCGGTGGGGAAAAGATTGTGATTCCATAG
- the trpS gene encoding tryptophan--tRNA ligase — MSRILTGIQATGTPHLGNLLGAIIPAVELSKQEGNESFLFIANLHSLTQIKDAKELKQNTYEIAAAWLACGLDTEKTFFYRQSDIPETCELSWHLSCFFPYQRLTLAHSFKDKADRLQDVNAGLFTYPILMAADILLYDAEIVPVGKDQLQHLEIARDVASRFNNQMGEVLVLPQAELQENTKYVPGTDGRKMSKSMGNIINIFLPDKELKKQVMSIETDSKSLEEPKDPETDKVFAIYQLIATPEQTEELRAKYLAGNFGYGHAKTELLNLITTRFQKERETFTYYMTHLDELEAKLQEGAAKTRVIAVETIKRVRESLGV, encoded by the coding sequence ATGTCAAGAATTCTTACCGGCATTCAAGCCACCGGAACACCGCACCTTGGAAACTTATTGGGTGCTATTATTCCTGCTGTTGAACTATCGAAACAGGAAGGAAATGAATCATTTTTATTCATCGCTAATCTGCATTCATTAACTCAGATAAAGGATGCAAAAGAGCTGAAACAAAACACCTACGAGATTGCTGCGGCTTGGCTTGCTTGTGGGCTGGATACTGAAAAAACATTTTTTTACAGACAGAGTGATATCCCTGAAACCTGTGAACTATCTTGGCATTTATCATGTTTTTTTCCTTATCAGAGATTAACCCTGGCGCATTCATTTAAGGATAAAGCAGACAGGCTTCAGGATGTGAATGCCGGTCTTTTTACTTATCCTATTTTAATGGCTGCAGATATTTTATTGTACGATGCAGAAATAGTTCCAGTAGGAAAGGATCAGCTTCAGCATTTGGAAATTGCCCGGGATGTAGCCTCAAGGTTTAATAATCAGATGGGAGAGGTACTGGTACTTCCTCAGGCCGAACTTCAGGAAAATACAAAATATGTCCCTGGAACAGATGGTCGCAAAATGTCTAAATCCATGGGAAATATTATTAATATTTTCTTACCGGATAAAGAACTGAAAAAACAGGTGATGAGCATTGAGACAGATTCCAAATCATTGGAGGAGCCGAAAGATCCTGAAACCGACAAAGTATTTGCAATCTATCAATTGATTGCAACTCCTGAACAGACAGAGGAGCTAAGAGCAAAATATCTTGCAGGAAACTTCGGATACGGACATGCAAAAACAGAACTTTTAAACCTGATTACCACCCGTTTCCAGAAGGAAAGAGAAACATTTACGTACTATATGACCCACCT